The following is a genomic window from Phycisphaeraceae bacterium.
TCGTGATACTGCTTCTGCCGCTGTTGGGTGCCGTCCTGTATTTGCTGATCGGGCGGCGCACGGGAGCTTGATAACACGCTTGCCCTGATGGGTACGTGTAAGGTCGCATCAAACCGTACCCTGCGGTAATCGGTGATAATAGTTTTATGGACATTAACTTCTCAGGCAAAACCATCATCGTCACCGGGGCAGGTAAAGGCATCGGACGCGAGATCACGCAGTTTCTCACTAAGTGCGGCGGGAAGGTAGTCGCGGTCAGCCGCACGCAGGACGATCTTGACTCGCTTAGAAAAGAGTGCGGTTGCGAGGTGATCCAGGCCGATCTCGCCGATGCATCACAGACAAAATCGGCAGCCGCAAAGGCGGTCGGCAGGGCTGGTGGCGTGGATCTGCTCGTGAATAATGCGGGGATCTCCCTGCCGCAAGCCTTTCTTGAGACAACGCCGGATGCCTTCGACAAGACGATGGCGGTGAATGTTCGCGCAGCCATGATCTTTGCGCAAGCCTACGCCAAACATGTCATCGAATCAGGCAAAGCCAAGTCGCGAACCTGCGCAATCGTGAATCTTTCCAGCCAAGCCTCCAAGGCCGCGTTGGCTGACCATGCCGCTTACTGCGCGAGCAAAGGCGCGCTCGACATGCTCAGCGCCGTGATGGCTCTGGAACTGGGAAAGCACCAGATCCGTGTGAACTGCGTGAATCCGACCGTGACTCTCACGCCGATGGGTGAAATGGCCTGGGGTGATCCTCAGAAATCCGGTCCGATGCTTGCAAAGATCCCGCTCGGCAGGTTTGCTTATCCCAAAGATGTCGCCCATGCGGTGGCGTATCTGCTCAGTGAACATGCGGACATGATTCACGGCGTGACGCTGCCGATTGATGGCGGATTTTTGGCGACGTAATACACGAACCCGTAGCCGGCTCATCAATCGAAATTAGACGGTTCGCACTAGTCGCACAAAGGACTCCGGCTCCATCAACCTGGTTTCCAGAAACTTCGCCAGCGGCTGATTCAGAATCGGCAGTTTGCCGTAACTGTGTTCGATCGCCATCACCGCGTAATCCACGTCGTCTTCGTTG
Proteins encoded in this region:
- a CDS encoding glucose 1-dehydrogenase; the encoded protein is MDINFSGKTIIVTGAGKGIGREITQFLTKCGGKVVAVSRTQDDLDSLRKECGCEVIQADLADASQTKSAAAKAVGRAGGVDLLVNNAGISLPQAFLETTPDAFDKTMAVNVRAAMIFAQAYAKHVIESGKAKSRTCAIVNLSSQASKAALADHAAYCASKGALDMLSAVMALELGKHQIRVNCVNPTVTLTPMGEMAWGDPQKSGPMLAKIPLGRFAYPKDVAHAVAYLLSEHADMIHGVTLPIDGGFLAT